One Hordeum vulgare subsp. vulgare chromosome 4H, MorexV3_pseudomolecules_assembly, whole genome shotgun sequence DNA window includes the following coding sequences:
- the LOC123446848 gene encoding cyclin-A3-1-like, with translation MEASDEESATGPARPLGTDSETDSAAAPAAIARDIDDETEADLARLLDPDPKQPDPAALRSGMAPYLGDIDRYMRSLELEESRRPRDDYMWTTQQDINPKMRAVLVDWLVEVACTFRLPADTLHLAVSYVDRFLTTSVIKRHELQLLGVTALLVAAKYEDDIFVHEVQRYSAITANTYTRQQVVKMETDILKSLNFEMGSPTARTFLRRYITVCRGSDRAKAKKLEFLCSYLAELSLLDYDCIQFNPSVVAAACLFLARFTITPTARPWNLTLQRNTKYKVSDLKSCILMIHELQLNGTYPGLKVYVIKFKYNDRELEGVSAMASPENIPPRFLKDIKR, from the exons ATGGAGGCCAGCGACGAGGAGAGCGCGACCGGCCCCGCCCGCCCGCTGGGCACGGACTCGGAGACGGACTCCGCCGCGGCCCCGGCGGCTATCGCGCGGGACATCGACGACGAGACCGAGGCCGACCTCGCCCGCCTGCTGGACCCGGACCCGAAGCAGCCTGACCCCGCCGCGCTCCGGTCGGGCATGGCGCCGTACCTCGGGGACATCGACCGGTACATGCGgtccctggagctggag GAATCGAGGAGGCCGAGGGATGACTATATGTGGACAACACAGCAAGATATCAATCCCAAAATGAGGGCGGTCCTAGTGGACTGGCTGGTGGAGGTGGCTTGTACATTCAGGCTTCCTGCTGACACGCTTCACCTTGCAGTTTCATATGTTGACCGCTTCCTCACAACAAGTGTCATTAAACGGCACGAGCTGCAATTACTTGGTGTCACCGCATTGCTTGTTGCTGC GAAATATGAAGATGACATATTTGTGCATGAGGTCCAAAGATACAGTGCCATTACTGCCAACACGTACACGAGGCAGCAG GTGGTGAAGATGGAGACTGACATACTGAAATCTCTTAACTTTGAGATGGGGAGTCCCACTGCAAGAACTTTTCTACG GAGATACATAACTGTTTGCCGCGGAAGCGAT CGTGCAAAAGCAAAGAAGCTGGAATTTCTGTGTAGCTACCTTGCAGAATTGAGCTTGCTCGACTATGACTGCATACAGTTCAATCCATCAGTTGTTGCTGCTGCCTGCCTTTTTTTGGCCAGGTTCACAATCACCCCAACAGCCCGTCCTTGG AACCTGACGCTGCAAAGGAACACGAAGTACAAGGTCTCTGATCTCAAGTCTTGCATCTTGATGATACACGAATTGCAGCTGAATGGAACGTATCCAGGCCTGAAAGTATATGTCATCAAATTCAAGTATAATGATCGCGAG CTTGAGGGTGTCTCGGCAATGGCTTCACCTGAAAATATCCCTCCGCGTTTCCTCAAGGACATCAAACGGTGA